In the Phaseolus vulgaris cultivar G19833 chromosome 7, P. vulgaris v2.0, whole genome shotgun sequence genome, one interval contains:
- the LOC137828036 gene encoding F-box/kelch-repeat protein At3g23880-like: MASPKRRRGGNVGAGAGVGGVAATSASPTMPDDLMMEILSRIPVKALMRFRCVSKYWNSFVFDPNLVKLHLQRSPRDNPILYTLSEYREYGEYDEYDDAHSLHRSSTQSLLQNPLSVVGNHEDEDAVPVFVDYDIVGVCNGLVCLSRIHTNLDEIWVRFWNPATRLSSNESPSCYIECGCANMAFGHDASTDTYKVVAAVMSDAKCHKIELRVYNLADDCWREIPTSDADFPAEFRQTKGVFLNGTLNWVADLGTGNSQSFVDFSFDVANETYTCFKLPDDVGEGFSELGVFGGCLCLSHIYHRESFVFWQMKEFGVHESWTLLMNISYDYFEFPRYLIPRPLCLSEDGNILILVCHAEYQLVWCNRRDLLIQHFEIPHKWVSLKSSDYVQSLVLPYRTP; encoded by the coding sequence ATGGCTTCCCCAAAGAGAAGAAGAGGTGGCAATGTCGGTGCCGGTGCCGGTGTCGGTGGGGTTGCTGCTACTTCTGCTTCTCCAACTATGCCTGACGATTTGATGATGGAAATACTGTCGCGGATTCCGGTGAAGGCTCTGATGCGGTTTAGGTGCGTTTCTAAGTATTGGAATTCCTTTGTTTTCGATCCCAATCTGGTGAAACTGCACCTTCAAAGATCACCAAGAGACAACCCAATCCTATACACACTATCCGAGTATCGTGAGTATGGCGAGTACGACGAGTACGACGACGCACATTCCCTGCACCGCTCCTCCACACAAAGCTTACTCCAGAACCCACTCTCGGTTGTTGGAAACCATGAGGATGAGGACGCTGTACCAGTCTTTGTCGACTACGACATCGTTGGAGTTTGCAACGGATTGGTGTGTCTGAGTAGAATCCATACTAATCTTGACGAAATCTGGGTCCGATTTTGGAACCCCGCCACCAGACTCAGTTCCAACGAATCACCCTCTTGTTACATAGAATGCGGGTGCGCCAACATGGCGTTTGGCCACGATGCTTCAACTGACACATATAAGGTGGTGGCCGCAGTGATGAGTGATGCGAAATGTCACAAAATAGAGCTTAGAGTTTACAATCTTGCAGATGATTGTTGGAGGGAGATTCCAACCAGTGATGCTGATTTCCCTGCAGAGTTTCGTCAAACCAAGGGAGTGTTTCTGAATGGCACCCTTAACTGGGTGGCAGATCTTGGCACTGGGAATTCCCAATCGTTTGTGGATTTTTCCTTTGACGTAGCTAATGAGACCTACACATGCTTTAAGCTGCCGGATGATGTAGGGGAAGGTTTCTCAGAACTCGGAGTTTTTGGGGGTTGCCTCTGTCTCTCTCACATTTACCATAGAGAATCTTTTGTTTTCTGGCAAATGAAGGAGTTTGGAGTTCATGAATCTTGGACTCTGTTGATGAACATCAGTTACGATTATTTTGAGTTTCCCCGGTATCTCATTCCGCGTCCCTTGTGCTTGTCTGAAGACGGGAATATCCTGATCCTGGTATGCCATGCAGAATACCAACTTGTTTGGTGTAATAGGAGAGATTTACTAATACagcattttgaaattccccaCAAATGGGTTTCTCTGAAGTCATCTGATTACGTTCAAAGCTTGGTGTTGCCTTATCGTACTCCCTGA
- the LOC137829184 gene encoding uncharacterized protein, translating to MSNFSSGESSKPCSPQKAALFEDLKNARQSNAQYLDVIRQMEARLQSLELSREEVHQNRERRHHPPLRHSSRHSHSSHGYYEDNARPRHHHHEERRQHVAGPYSPNVKLPSFSGESDPNVYLGWEAKVEQIFDVNGVIDDHRVRLASLEFLDYAMQWWHQTLLDIDLHKRPPVVSWDDFKACYALDLCLHTLGKTYC from the coding sequence atgtctaatttttctagtggagaatcctcCAAACCTTGCTCACCTCAAAAGGCAGCTCTCTTTGAAGATTTAAAGAATGCTAGACAATCAAATGCTCAATATCTTGATGTgataagacaaatggaggcaaggctccaaagcTTGGAGTTAAGCCGTGAAGAAGTCCATCAAAACCGGGAGAGAAGACATCATCCTCCtcttcggcattcttcaaggcattctcattcttctcatggatattatgaagacaatgcaCGGCCAAGGcaccatcaccatgaagagaggcgccaacatgtggctggcccttattcacctaatgtaaaacttcctagctttagtggtgaaagtgatcctaatgtgtacttaGGGTGGGAGGCAAAGGTTGAGCAAatatttgatgtaaatggggttattGATGATCATAGGGTTAGATTAGCATCTTTAGAattcttagactatgccatgcaatggtggcatcaaactctcttggacattgacctacacaagagaccgcccgtggtctcttgggatGATTTCAAAGCTTGCtacgcgctagatttgtgcctccacactttaggaaagacctattgttga
- the LOC137828037 gene encoding uncharacterized protein ycf45 isoform X2, producing MVVTSCWCSSSWLPMSLPLPWNLKAATTALSLKMKCEAFSEGSCCLVHNDQDDMQALLQILPSDLHPSLLDQSNRSQLLEVVLDLGRLPEARYLGNHGGHCLRNTEVTVKELEYAEQAVGEFGKDNRAGIEGTLHRISAIRSRKGHIVGLTCRVGRAITGQIDMVYDLLQYGKSILFVGRPGVGKTTVMREIARVLSEELHKRVVVVDTSNEIGGDGNVPHAAIGGARRMQVREPSMQHRVMIEAVENHMPEVIIVDEIGTEAEAHACRSIAERGIILIGTAHGQKLENIIKNPTLSDLIGGIETVTLGDAEARARNCPKTVLERKAPPTFDFLIEMRDRHYWLTHKTDKSVDMLLRGKSPQVELDTMPLLL from the exons ATGGTAGTTACGAGCTGTTGGTGTTCATCTTCGTGGCTGCCTATGTCACTGCCGCTGCCATGGAATTTGAAGGCAGCAACAACGGCACTGTCACTGAAAATGAAATGTGAAGCGTTTTCTGAAGGCTCTTGTTGTCTTGTTCACAACGACCAAGACGATATGCAAGCTCTCTTACAGATCCTTCCATCTGATTTGCATCCTAGTCTCCTCGATCAATCGAATCGCTCTCAACTTCTAGAG GTTGTATTGGATTTGGGTCGTTTGCCAGAAGCGCGTTATTTAGGAAATCACGGAGGCCACTGTTTAAGGAACACAGAG GTAACTGTGAAGGAGTTGGAATATGCTGAACAAGCTGTTGGAGAGTTTGGGAAGGACAATAGAGCTGGAATTGAGGGTACTTTGCACAGAATATCTGCAATTAGGAGTAGGAAAGGTCACATAGTTGGTTTGACTTGTCGGGTCGGGAGAGCAATCACTGGCCAGATTGACATGGTTTATGACCTGCTTCAATATGGGAAGAGCATTTTGTTTGTTGGAAG GCCCGGAGTTGGCAAAACTACTGTTATGCGTGAGATTGCTCGTGTACTGTCTGAGGAGCTTCACAAAAGAGTG gtgGTTGTTGATACTAGCAATGAAATTGGAGGTGATGGCAATGTCCCACATGCAGCAATTGGTGGTGCAAGAAGAATGCAGGTGCGGGAGCCATCAATGCAACACAGAGTGATGATTGAGGCAGTGGAAAATCACATGCCTGAGGTGATTATAGTTGATGAGATTGGCACAGAAGCTGAAGCTCATGCTTGCCGATCAATTGCTGAGCGCGGAATCATTCTTATTGGGACTGCTCATGGGCAGAAGCTTGAGAATATCATTAAGAATCCTACCCTTTCTGATCTG ATTGGTGGAATAGAAACTGTTACTCTGGGAGACGCAGAAGCCAGAGCGAGAAATTGTCCGAAGACAGTTCTTGAGAGGAAAGCACCTCCAACATTTGATTTCTTAATTGAGATGAGAGATAGACACTACTGGCTCACACATAAG